ACTGTTGTTGCATCTCAAgtaagtccaaggaggtgatcctccccctctacgcgacactggtcaggctgcagttggagtactgcgtccagttctgggcaccgcacttcaagagggatgtggacaacattgagggggtccagaggagggccacccgcatgatccggggacagcagggcagaccctacaacaagaggttacgggacctgaacctgttcagccttcacaagagaaggctgaggggggacctggtgactgtctataaactcactaggggggaccagaagggtttgggggagaccttgtttcccccagcgccccccaggataacaaggaataacggccacaagttgttggagagcaggtttagattagacatccgtaggaactacttcacagtcagggtggctaggatctggaaacaacttccaagggaagtggtgctggctcctaccctggggggctttaagaagcggcttgttgcctacctggctggggtcacttgagcccagttttcttcctgcccaggcacagTGGAGTCCTGCACCAGGTCAATGCCCCATGGGTCTGTGGCTTCCTCGGGGCCTGGGGACATGAGCTGGAACACTGTCCATGCTGGGTATGTGTGTCCTGGACACAGGCTTCTCAAACCCCTTCTCGCGGGGGAAGCGAAGCTGGGCAGAAAGGAGGCATTTGGTTGCTCTTCCAAAAAGGGTTCCTGTCAGGCCCATGGCTGCACCAAGCCTTGTCCACATTGCCAGGCCTCCCTCAAGGTCCACACGACTGGTGTGAGCAGTGGCAAAAGAGGCAGAAAGCACCTTCCAGGGGCTGCCGTTGCTCCCCCAGCAGAGACGAGGAGCTGCTGTGGACGCATGGAGCTGGAGGGCAGGAGGCTCCATGTCATGCCAGCTCCTCCCCGAGAGTATGTGATGAAGCTGAAACAAAGGCTAGCCTGTTCTCATCAGCCACAGCTGGGAGCACAGAGGCCCGTTATAGTGGCTGCCCAGGAGCCCAAGTGGGAGACGAGCCTCCCGGGCTCCAGCCCTGGAGTGGGAGAGGCGATGAATGCTCCCGACCTTAGCCAATACCCTTCCAGAGGTTTATATAAGAACTAGTTAAACACTAACTTCTGTGGCAGTGCTAGGACCTCATTGGCAGGTGTCTGCACCCCTCTATTTAGTGGGATATAAAGCCCAGtcccggctgggcagcaggaaGCACACCATCCCTTCAGGGCTTGCCAtggagctgcttggagccagCACAGCTGTCCTGGCCTTCTGCGTCACCTGCCTCTTGGTCCTGGCCTGGAGGAAACCCCCTCTGGAAAGGCGGTCCCCACCTGGACCCATGCCCTTGCCCATTCTTGGAAACCTGCTGCAGCTCAAAGTCAAGGATGCAAGAAAGACCCTCCGCAAGGTCAGTGGTCTTTCTTGCAAGCCAGGGGTTGGGGTGGTCTGGGCCGGGGGCTGGGATTGCTTCCACGgtcccaccaccctgcacttTGGATCAGCATGGGGCAGCTACTCCAGAGTGCTGGTGCCAGTAGCAGGGGCACTTCTGGGTTCAATCCCAGTCCAAAGTGCATCTGTTTTTAAACAGGGCTTGTCTCAAGCCAGCCTCATTGCCCAGCTGGTGATAACCTAATGAGCAAAGGTACTTAATTACTGCAATCTTTCCATAGCGACTGGGCTGGCGTGGGATGTACCTTTCCCTGCTCACCCCATCtgtctgccagccaggctttgctGTTACTTATTAATGAGATAtgccctgctccaggctccaaACTCACATGCTCAAGCTGCAGCCCATCAGAAAACATGGGGGCAAGCATGGGGAGAGGTTTATAGGGCAGGAAGGATCAGTTGGTGGGCATGGGGTGGATGGATGTGTACagaggcagagggtggggaaagaCCTGTGTATGTGGACCTTGGAAGAGGGCTGTGGGGGTAGGGGATGACCTGATAAAAAAGTGGGTGTATGGGATAGAGTGGGACCTAgatgtggatggatggatggatggatggatggatggatggatggatggatggatggatgagagTATAGGAGATGGTTATCTAGCTAGCTAGAAGTAGATGGGGTTATCAGGATGAATAAGTGAGGTTTCTGTCTAATCTGACAGAAGCATACCTGGTGGGGTCTGTGTAAGGACCTGGGTGTGGATGGCTGGCTGGAGTGGAAGAGCAATGGGCAGACGGATTTGGAACGGTGGACAGGTCAAGTCATGgcttggggctgggaccagggcctgaGACGCATGGCGATGCCTTGCATCTACACAGATGAGCGAGCGCTACGGCCCGATCTTCACGGTGTTCTTCGGCTCAGACCGCGTGGTGGTGCTGTATGGTTACGACGTGGTGAAGGAAGTGCTGGTTGACCGTAGCGAGGAGTTCTTGGACCGAGGCAGCTTCCCCTCGGCAGACAAGACCAACAAGGGCCTCGGTATGGCCTGAGCATGGCTGGTACCCAGGCGCGTGCCACGAGGTTCCCTTGATGCCCATGTGGGACTTGTCTCTGTGGGAGAGAACGGGGCCACtgatgggctgggggtgggcttTCTCCATGGGCACGCCCCGCCTGGGAGGGACGAGGAGCGTCCTGAACAGCCGTGATGTAAGGCCCGGCTACCACCTGGCGTTCCAGGCTTGGGGCTTCttcatgctgcttctgcccccccAGGGGCATCAGGACCTGAGAGCTGGCCTTCTTCCCTACTTATTCCCACCACTCCAGGCATCATCATGAGCAACGGGGAGCGGTGGAAGCAGATGCGCCGGTTCTCGCTCACCACCCTGCGCAACTTTGGCATGGGCAAGAAGAGCATTGAGGAGCGGATCCAGGAGGAGGCCCAGTTCCTGCTGGAGGAGCTGCGGGCCAAGGACGGTGGGTGTTTGAGGCAGGGGCTGATGGCGGCTTCACCTCCCCAGCACCATGTCCCCATCTCTGTTGCTGTGGGTGACAGCCCTGGCTGCCCCGTGGAAGCACAGGCATGTCTTTGCGGTGTCCCCGAGTGGAGGGAGGGGTCTGGGGTCCCCCTTTTCTGCCTTGCCATAGTCTGAGTTAGGTGGCATCTGCAGCCCCCCTGGCCACCCACTGCCTTGTTATTTATAGGCTTCAATGGGGACTTCAAGGTGGAGCAGAGGTGCAGGACCCACCCTGAGGACTGAGAGCCTCAtggcatggatggatggatgcatggaTGGGTTTTCCTGTggagggatggatggacagagagagagagagagagagagagagagagagagatattaaTGGATATGGATTGGATGTAAAGGCAGAACCACAGAGATGGAGGGAGAGATAAAAGGATGGATGGgtaggtgtgtgggtgggtgttcCCGTGGATGGAtgtgcagaaagagagagaagcattAATAGACATATagaccagacagacagacagaaataaagagatgggtggatggatggatggatggatggatggatggatggacagaaaCACAGAGGTGGGTGGAGGGACGATTCGGTGGCGGTATGAAGGTGGGACATGTAGGTAGCTGCATGTGGAGATGGATGGCCAGAAGGATGGGCAGACAAGCTGGCGGTGGGGTGGAATGGGTGCATCTGGGGCCAGAGAGGCAGCGCCACCTGACGATGGGGACACACAGGCACGGGGTGCGTGGGCTGGGAGGGTGGCTCAGCGGACCAGGGCAGACCATGGCTGGTCCCACCGCAGGGCATCCCTTCGACCCCACCGTCCCCTTCAGTTGTGCCACGGCCAATGTCATCTGCCACATCCTGTTCGGGGAGCGTTTCGACTACCAGGACAGCCAGTATCGGCACGTCCTGCGAGTGCTCAGCGATAGCTTCCGGCTTGAGAGCTCCGTCGCTGGCCAGGTAAAGGCCTCCTGCCGCTGGGCATGTCccttcactgctccctgccttgttTTCCTCCTCTGAGATATGGGGCCAGCAACCCCTGGccgggggagggggttgttgcAAGAGCCAGTGACTGATGTTTGGTCAGCTCTCAGTGACATGGGCCAGGCGTCAATCCCTATCGTGGCTAGACTGGTCTCTCTCCCATTGTGAGTTTCCCAGGTCCCTCCTTGTCCTGTCTCCAGCAGGTGCAAAAAGAGCCTCCAAGAGCAgtggagctgcaggggctgggaccttGGGTACACGGGCCGGGATACAGGTGGGCTCATCCCTGCCAGGGTCACATCCCCTCCTTGATCTCTCCTCCAGCTCTACAATGTCTTCCCCACCCTCATGGATCACCTCCCTGGGCCACACCAGACCTTCTTCCAGAACATCTCCACCATCCAGGGCTTCGTGGCCAGCAGAGTCCGGGCTCATGAGGACACTGTGGACCTCAACGCCCCCCGGGACTTCATCGACTCCTTCCTCCTCAagatggagcaggtggggctggtgATGGGGGCAGACCCTTGGAAAATCAGTTCACAACTGGCTTCCATGGGgtgccagccctgtgctgttGGTGAGGCTCCATGTCCATGCCCTGTTTCCACCCCCAGGAGAAGCAGAACCCCAAGACAGAGTTCACCAGGGAGAACCTGATGATGACCACCTACGACCTCTTCTTCGCCGGGACGGAGACCACCAGCACCAGCCTCCGCTACACCCTCATGGTGCTGCTCGAACATCCGGCCGTGGAAGGTGGGCTTGGGTCTGCTGGGGCGCAGAGCGGAGGGGTTGCTACGTCGCTTCCTCCCCGACTCCCGAGCCTCTGCCCCCTGTGAGAGGGGCTGGATGCAGCGCCTCTGACCCCCTCGATCCCTTGGCAGAGAAGATCCAGGAGGAGATCGACCGGGTGATCGGGCGGGAACGCGGTCCCACCATCAAGGACCGGGCAGAGATGCCCTACATGGATGCCGTCATCCATGAGATGCAGCGCTACATTGACCTCCTCCCCTTGGGCGTACCCCGCATCCCCAGCTGtgacacccacatccatggctaCCACATCCCCAAGGTACGTGGGGCTCCTCCCTCCGGGTGCCATGTGCGATATGAGGCCGTGGGGCAGCTGCGTCATTGCTACAGCAtctgtgcccagccagctgcctggGCACCTCTGCTTCTAAGTTGGGATTCACTTGCAAAACAtccgggcaggggctgggccattCCCCAGCCGACGTTTGGATTGAGACTTTTGCTTGGGATTCATAGATTATATTCATAGCTTCCTAGGttatagggctagaagggacctcgcaagatcatcgggtccagcccccgcaccaagcaggaaagataactgggggtcaagtgaccccaggaaggtgaccatccagtctcctcttgaagatttccaggggaggCGATTGCACTACCcatggagggagcttattccacagtctggacaccccaactgtgaagaagtttttcctaatgttgagcctgaaatggtctttgtGGCCATTTctcctggtttttcccaagggtgccctggtgaatagtcgttcaccgagcccctgatgtactgcCCTGGTGTAGCggcaagctgctaccaagtcccctctcagccttctcttcttcaggctgaagagtccaggtccctcatcctttcctcatatggcttgccatgcaagtctctgatcatacgagtgactcttctctggactctctcaagctttaccaagtccttgttgaagtgtggtgcccagaactggatgcagtactccagctgtggcctgaccagtgcagcGTAGAgcagatcacctccttggttttgctggagatgcatcgagtgacgcatgccagggtattgttagcccGGCTGGCTCCAGCATCTCACGGCTGGCTCACGTTCATTGGAGCTCACGTTCATGATCGCTGGAATTGCTGATGGTTAAAGCTGTatcactggggggcagggggaggtgtgcGTGGTATGCAAATGAGTACAATAATAGCTCATTTGGGAAGCTAATCAAATGTTTTCAGCTATGCATTCCCAGTCAGACGGCCTGGATCAGTCTCCATTCCCTGCCGGCGCCCACCGTGGGCTATCCGGTCCCCCTGATCTCACCGGTGTGGTTGCTCCTCCCCACAGGGCTGCACGGTCTACcccatgctgagctctgtgctccgTGACCCCAAGCATTTCAAGAACCCGGAGGTGTTCGACCCTGAGCACTTCCTGGATGACAAAGGGGCTGTCAAGAAAAACGAAGCCTTCATGGCCTTCTCAGCAGGTAGGACCCAAGCGGAGGAGCCTCCAGGGGATCTGGGGGAGGGTTAGGCGAGGTACCCAGGGTGGCACTGAGAGTGTGCGGCAGAGCTGGGGTTCGCTCTGTGCCCTGACCGTAGCCTTGTGCCCCCAGGGAAGCGGATGTGCATCGGCGAGAGCCTGGCCCGCATGCAGCTCTTTCTGTTCCTGACGGCCATCTTGCAGAACTTCCACCTGCAGCACGCACCAGGCGTCAGCCAGCTCGACCTCACCCCTGACGTCAGCGGTTTTGGCAACATCCCGCGCCCCTTCCTACTGCGCCTGGCCCCCCGCTAGCCGGCCCTCTGGCCACGGCAGCCCTGGCAAAGGCACAGTGGTGAGACTCGTGCTGTGCTGgcctgctggggggtgggacaAGGGGCTCAAGGGGCTGGAAGTCTTCTGCTGTATCTATGGGAGGgtgggtgtgcatgggggtgggtggggtagggcatggggggtgccGGGGTGCGTATACATGCAGGTGGGTGGCTGGCTGTGCGTAGAAGGGATGCAATGGATGTTTGAGGAGAGaggcatggagggaggggagacaggTGGCTGGGCCTGGAGAAGGGGCTCTCTGGACCGCTGTCATCAAGCCCAAAGACCCAGAGGACAGAAGGATGCTGATGAGGAGCCAGGGTGAAGAGGCCAATCCAGGCCCCAGACCCCGAGTGCAGGAAAAGTGAGCGCAGTGGCAGCCAGTCCAGGAGAGACATGGCAAAGAGCTAAAGGAGAAGCCTGAAATGCCAGCCCAGTGGTGTCCCTGCTCTGGTCAGCCCAGCTCACAGGACACAGCCCCCCGAGCAGCGAGGCTCTGTGGGGAGGCGGATCACAGCCGGTCATGGCACTGATGCCATAAAGATCAACGTTGGGGAGGCAACAGCTCTGATGTCATAAGAAGCTGAGTCGGAGGGGCACTGATGTCACGAGGAGCTAGACTGGAGGAAGTAACAGCTCTGATGTCATAAGAAGCCGGGTCAGGGAAGATTAATGGCGCTGACGTCATAAGAAGCTGAGCCGGGGAGGTAACACCAGTGATGCCCAGCTCCCTACcgcaggtgtctgggctccctgtGACGGTGAACCCTGGAAGATACAAATGACCACAGCCATAGGCCCCGGGGCCTCTCCCCTTCCTGTCTTCGCACACAGGCAGCCAGCCTACGAGTTCTGCTGGGCACCCCCGTTGAGCTCCATCTTGACGAGACCCGGCTGCCCGAGCACTCAAGCACCCAGGCTTCGGGGGCTTTGACCTGACGTGGCTCAGTCAGGAAGTGACCGTGCCTCATGCTCACACCCAGcacctcccccccagctgcaCTTTGCTCCATTGGGCCAGTGGTGCTGGGCCAAGAAGAGGCCGGGGGCCTCCGCCAAGCAGGGGCAGCCCCTGGGAGTTTGCATTTCTGACCTGGGTTTGGGATAGACCAAGGAGCTTTCTTGCAGGCAGCGGGTGCAAGGGGAAGGGGCTCATCTCATTGATAAAGCAAAGACTGTCCACTAAAGCCCTGGTTCGCAGGACCCCGTGGCCCGTGCCTTTGTTTTTCCCTCGTGTTTCCGTCCTGGGGGCCATAGACGCATCCAACAGGGCAGATGCATCTCAGCAGATGGGACTGGCCCTCCACAGACCCCCTTCATCAGCGGCTGGGCAAGACAGATATGCGCCCCAGCGAGCTGGCAGCCTCAGCCAGATTCCAGGGCATGGAGCCAGTGGGCAGCGGCTCcaggaggggagctgctgtgcAAAGGTACCTGGTTACTCAGTAATGAGCTCCAGCTGCTGCGGCCTTGGcccgcctgccctgccccttcccgaGCCCAGCGCTGTGGTTCATGGCCATGGGGTGCTTCAGGGGCAAGGGGGCTCCTTCCACTTCAGCAGCCCGGGGCCTGGTTCTGTCATCCACATGTGGAGGCTTCAAGGCCCTTGCTCTCTCCTATTGCCCAGTGCAGAGAGGGCTGCTCTGGCTCAGGCTTTGATCGGCCAGAGCCCACTCCAGCTGCACCCCGATACCAGCTCTGGAGCTGCATTCCCAGGGAGCCCCCCCTGTCTGGAACAGGCCTGAGCCCACCCCTCACATTGCTATAGACCTGGCGGATGCCTGTCCCTAGGTCTCCCAGAGCTCCTCTGAGCTTCCTGGGCTGACTTCCATCATCCCTATTAATACCCCCGCTGCATTCCCACTTGAAGCACTCGTgtccacctccccctgccctcaccagTGGTCATCCCGGGGGCCAGGACAGGATGAGGGGAGCTGGAGAGGGCTGGGCAGGTCAAGGGGCCATCTTGGCTGGGTGCTGGAGGTTCAGGACCACGGAGAGCACCCAGCGGCCTCCCTGCTGCTTGGACTGGGCGCCCCACTTGGCCCCCGGAcgcctgccccatgctgcccctagGGCCCGGGCAATCAGGCGCTTCGTGCCCTAGCTCATTCCTTACCTTGGCTCATTAAAACACAGCTGACGTGTGCCACCAGCTCCACACCCCTGGCACGGAGCAGAGCTGTGAGCCGACCTCCTGGGCTCCTTAcccggtgctgcccctgctctgggcatgttCCCAGCCCCATCTTGTGGGCCCCGAGCTCATGAaacagcatgggggtgggggataatTGCATGGGATTGCATTGTGGGCAGGGCATAGTCCTTGGGGCAGAGATACCCAGGCCTTGCTGTTGGCACCATCGTTGAGGGTCCCTGCAGGGGAGCTAGTATCTCTGTTGAGTTGCTGTGGGTGCCCGGGGTGCCAGGGCATGGGCTGGTTTATCATTAACCAATGACAAGGGCAATCAATGCCTGgcattgcccccccccaccttgcctgACCTGTGGCCACCAACACAGCACATACTGGGAGGTGAATGACCCCACCCCCTTCCAAGGCCATGACCTCACAGGCACAGAGATGATATCATTGCCTGGGCAGCTATTGCCAAAAGCCTGGATCTCCCCCACTATGGCctccaggctggggaaggaatCGCTGCTCCCTGGGGCCCCGGGCTCTGCTATGGGCTGAGGGTGCTGGTTCTCTCAGGGACGCCTGGATTAACCTGGTGAGACTCTCTCAACATGCAGCAGAGGCAGTTGCTTTGAAGGGGCCAAGGCTATGCAGAGAACAAGGCTGCGAGGATCCTTGGAGTCACCTTGTCCAgactcctgccccccacaacatcctggacccccgcccccccccacatacCTGCACCGCAGCCTTGGACATGTGCCCCTTCCTTTTGCCCCCATCCTCTCCTCCCATGTTTCCAGGCCAGCATCCTGGAGCTGTGGTCGCCCCCGTCCGTGCCTTGGCTGTGCTAAATGGCCAAGAGAAAGTCCCTGGGGATCAATTCCTGGCTGGCTCTTCCCAGAGCAAGGGGTCACGGCATGAAATGAGCAGGCCGGCAGTTTAATGCCAACACCAGGATGAACATTTCCCCCCCTGCATGGGATGAAAGGGGGGAGCTTGTGGGGGACACAGGGGGGAGCAGAGAGTCCAGACAGATCcacctggggtctggggccatgcTTGGGAGAAAGGGGCATCGGGGGCGGTGGGGCGCAGGAGTGCGGGGCATGGTCTTGGGGTCACAACATCCTGGACCCTCGATGGctgtgagggggagaggaatgGGGGTAAACCCTGCTCGGACCCCATCGCTCTTCCATCCAGCGGCGCTCTCTGGGACACGGCACCGGGCAGGATGGACCCCAGGTCTGACCCAGCACACGGCTGCTATTATGTTCCTGTGCACCAAGCGGGCTGGACATTTGGAGGGGGCCTGAATGCATTTCATCTGGGAAGGTTTGGTGCTGATGGGTGACGTCTCCCCTCACCGCCTggctcagcccaggccctggcacaTGGGCACCGGGGGCTTCTCAAGGTGGTCACCGGTGCCTTGTGGCATCCTGGACCTGAGGCGCTACCCACAAGCCCCTGAGCCAGAGGGCTTGGCTCTGGCTTtgcttcccctcctgcctgcacagGGCCCCGTGGTGATTGCACAGCTGTCACGCGACCTGATGGTTATCAGCACGGCCCTGGTGCTATATAGACGGGCTCAGTGGGacggctccagctccagctccagctccagctccaggatgGATTTCAGTGGGACCTCGAGCATCATCCTGCTGATGTTTgtctcctgcctgctgctcttctcctccTGGAAGAAGAGGCGATGGAGCCATCTGCCCCCCGGACCTCCCCCGATCCCCTTCCTCGGCAACATGCTGCAGGTGGATGTCAAGGACCTGATCCCGTCCCTCCGGAAGGTGAGCAGGGCCTGAAGGGGCTGCACTGGGCCCTGGGGGGCATGCCCCCGCTGCCCTGGGTtaaccccatgccctcctgctgcctccacaGCTTAGTGAGACGTACGGCCCCATGTACACCTTCCACCTGGGCTCCCGGCCCTGCATCGTGCTCTCGGGCTACCAGGCACTGAAGGAAGCCCTGATTGACAAGGCCGAGGTGTTCAGTGGCCGCGGGGACTTCCCAGCTGTGCAGATGTGGAGCAACGGAAATGGTGAGGCTGTGCATGGACACGTATGCgtgcacaacacacacacacacacaagcacacgtgtgtggacacacatgcacatgcaaccacacagacatgcacaaacaggcacacagacatgcacatgctAGCGCGCACACGCACATACCAACACACAGacccacatacatatacacagacacacatgcaacCACACATacgtgcacacatatgcacatgcaagCATACAGACACACACCCAGATGTGCtagcgtgcacgcacacacacacactaacacagAGACACACATGCAAGTACACACATGTGCGCACATACATGCACAGtcaagcatgcacacacatatgcaagCACACAGACACAAGttcacacatgtacatgcacatgcaagcaaagacacatgcatgcacataattgcatgcacgtgtgcacgcacacacacatgcacatacaggcATGCACGCCTGGCTGACTTGTTTTACCACGCTGGCTGTTTAAAGTGTCCCAGCTCCGGGGTTTTTGCAGAGCCAGGCTCCAGCCCGGCAGCGTGAAGCAGGTCTCGCTGCAGCCAGGCTTCCTCTTCAGGGAATAAATGTGATCCAGGGctcggggggcaggagggaagtcAGGAGCttggttcccctctcagggacagGGAGTGAGGCCTGGCGGGCATtggagtggagggggctgggcatgctggattcctgggttctcttcctaggggaggggagtgggggtctAGTGGCCAGAGCCACAGTGCCCACGAGGACGGTACCAGACCAGGGAGCACCGAGCTGGTCTGAAATCTACCCCCACCCTATGATGGAGCTGCCAGACCAGACCTGGAGCCACGGGGGGCAGCGACCTGGCCACTAGGGCAAGGCTGCATGTGTGCAGGTGGCCATGGGGGCAGAGGACAtgctccagccccctccaccctggTCTCACGTGCATCCCATGTGCCAGGCATCGTGTACGGCACCGGCGAGCGCTGGCGCCAGCTCCGGCGCTTCGCCATCACCACCTTCAAAAACTTCGGCATGGGCAAGCGCAGCATCGAGGAGCGCATCAAGGAGGAGGCCCAGATCCTTGTTGCAGAGTTGCGTAAGACCAACGGTGGGTACGGGGCAGAGAGCCCCCGGGGCCCCCCAGTCTGGGCTCCTCCAGGCTGGGGGCCGGACCTGAGCACTGAGGTCAGCCCCAGGCAACTTGGCAGTGGAGGTTGTTaatgcccccctctccctgcccctctcagGCCAGCCCTTCGACCCCACATTCTTCCTGAGCTGCGCAGGCTCCAACATCATCTGCACCTTGGTCTTCGGCGACCGCTTCGAGTACACGGACCACCAGTTC
This sequence is a window from Alligator mississippiensis isolate rAllMis1 chromosome 15, rAllMis1, whole genome shotgun sequence. Protein-coding genes within it:
- the LOC102576938 gene encoding cytochrome P450 2C19; translation: MELLGASTAVLAFCVTCLLVLAWRKPPLERRSPPGPMPLPILGNLLQLKVKDARKTLRKMSERYGPIFTVFFGSDRVVVLYGYDVVKEVLVDRSEEFLDRGSFPSADKTNKGLGIIMSNGERWKQMRRFSLTTLRNFGMGKKSIEERIQEEAQFLLEELRAKDGHPFDPTVPFSCATANVICHILFGERFDYQDSQYRHVLRVLSDSFRLESSVAGQLYNVFPTLMDHLPGPHQTFFQNISTIQGFVASRVRAHEDTVDLNAPRDFIDSFLLKMEQEKQNPKTEFTRENLMMTTYDLFFAGTETTSTSLRYTLMVLLEHPAVEEKIQEEIDRVIGRERGPTIKDRAEMPYMDAVIHEMQRYIDLLPLGVPRIPSCDTHIHGYHIPKGCTVYPMLSSVLRDPKHFKNPEVFDPEHFLDDKGAVKKNEAFMAFSAGKRMCIGESLARMQLFLFLTAILQNFHLQHAPGVSQLDLTPDVSGFGNIPRPFLLRLAPR
- the LOC102574395 gene encoding cytochrome P450 2F3, whose amino-acid sequence is MHFIWEGLVLMGDVSPHRLAQPRPWHMGTGGFSRWSPVPCGILDLRRYPQAPEPEGLALALLPLLPAQGPVVIAQLSRDLMVISTALVLYRRAQWDGSSSSSSSSSRMDFSGTSSIILLMFVSCLLLFSSWKKRRWSHLPPGPPPIPFLGNMLQVDVKDLIPSLRKLSETYGPMYTFHLGSRPCIVLSGYQALKEALIDKAEVFSGRGDFPAVQMWSNGNGIVYGTGERWRQLRRFAITTFKNFGMGKRSIEERIKEEAQILVAELRKTNGQPFDPTFFLSCAGSNIICTLVFGDRFEYTDHQFLTLMGLINSNWKLMSSTWGQLLFTFPKIMRHVPGPHRQIYKNYLKLAEFVGERLRLNKETLDPNNPRDFIDCFLIKLEQEKNNPDTHFTEETMSKTTVNLFFAGTETVSSTLKYGLRILLRHPEVEEKLHEEIDRVIGPNRSPCMEDRARMPYTDAVIHEIQRFADIVPMGVPHTVTRDIEFRGYHIPKDMNIIPLLCTSQFDPSQFKNPNTFDPGHFLDKNGRFKKNDAFMAFSAGKRVCLGEGLAVMELFIFLTSILQSFNLKPLMDSRDIDITPESSGLGNIPRPYQFCLLPR